The genomic segment GTGAATTACCAAGTAAAACCGAAGTGAATCCGAGAGAGCATGTCAATGCAATCATTCTTAGAAGCGGTAAAACGGTTGAGGGATTCGATTTTGAAAATTCAGGTGGTGAAAAAGACAAGAAGCAAGCAATTGAAGGGGAGCAAGAAAGTCAAAATGATCATGTTATCATTGATATTGATGCACTTCATCCCAAATTAAATTCTAATGTGATACCTTTTCCTCACAGGTTGAAGAAAGATGGACAGGATCGGGAGTTtgaaaagttcttcaaaatgtttaaacaattgcacattaacattcctttcaTTGATGCTATAACACAAATTCCCTCTTATGCACGTTTCTTGAAAGACATCATgtcaaagaagaggaaaattgtAGATAATGAGATGATAGCATTAACGGAAGAGTGTAGTGCATTGATTAAGAATAAACTCCCTCCTAAATTGAAAGATCCGGGAAGTTTTTCTATTCCTTGCACTATTGGTCAATTACATTTTTCTAATGCTTTATGTGATTTAGGTGCAAGTGTGTCACTTATGCCGTTATCGGTTGCCCGGAGATTGGGACTTCAAGAGCTAAAAGCTACCAATATTACATTGCAATTGGCGGATCGGTCAATCACACGTCCCATGGGTATTTTGGAAAATGTGCTCATAAAGGTAAGACAATCTATAATACCTGTGGATTTTGTTGTCTTAGATATTGAAGAAGATGTGAGAatgccaattattctaggacGACCGTTTTTAGCCACTGCACGAACTATAATTGATGTAGAAAAAGGTAAGCTTATATTACGGGTTAATGGTGAGGAATTGGAATTCAATTTGGATAATAAAGAAGGGAATATAGAGCCTACTGCTCTTGTTTCTAATATGCCATATGATGAAAAGGTTAACCAAGAAAGGACCGAAGaagttaaatttataaatgtcctTGGTACTAACTTTCATGGTGTAGGAACAAAGGAGGAGAAGataaggatggaagttggcttaataaattctccattccatgaagaaaatggtgaaaagtTGAGCCAATTCAGAAAAGACAAGCAAAATCCACTCCAAGGTGAAGTTGAGCCTCTCTATGACAAGTCTAATATCCCTCCTTGGCATTTGAGGAAATTGGACTATGAAGATCAATGCATGGTTCACCACATGGTGGATTGGCTCGGGAGTTTCGACCCATGGGGAGAAAATCTCTCTCTAATGCTCTAAAGTGATTCAACTTTttcagtcgagccaacgactataaacaaaagcgctaattgggaggcaacccaatatttAGGTTATATTTGTTAACTTGGtgtgattttgtggtttgaatcAATGTTTTAgctaaattgttgtttttgtaaTGTAGGGTTGGCAATTGAAGGCAAGGATGACCAATTGAGTACAAAAAAGGCGAactttgatcaaacaactcaacccctcgatttgcgttaaaggtgtttttgattcattataaaggggtaaaatgcatgtttttaatgttttacatttGTTCCAGCCATTAAAAttggcaaacaaatgatctatgatgcattttgagtcattggggtaccttttgtaatttttcaaaagttgaaattcTGCTAAAAATCGAAGCAGAAAACGCGTTTTCAAAGTAAACGCGACTACAAGTCGCGTTTCTaggaatcgcgttttcaatcctgcacctgcagaacagaaaacgcgccttcaaaacgcgaccCAAAGTCGCGTTTTAATGGAATTCGCGTTTTCAAGCCCGGATCAAGACTCAAAAACGCGACTTCAGAAACGCGACTCGAAGTCGCGTTTTCCATCACAGTCGCGTTTTCAGTCCTGCAAGATTTGTGCAGGAAACGCGACTTCAAAAACGcgagttgaaggcgcgtttttagTCGCGTTTTATGTGTCTGAATATAACCCTCAGAAACGCGATTTCAgcttcaaatttttttcctctcttcccaatttttccagccgcgtttttccctcttccttctacccaactcacaaattttcatttatactccatAATCTTGCTAGAAATCATCACCCCAACACCTTTTGAGCTTCATACAACCTTTTTAACCgattaaaatccaagaaaaacacCTAAAATCAGGTTTTTGAGGGATTGaaggttagggttcttaaactctaatttcttcaattggaggtcaattggaggttgtttcatagggctttttgcatttttagcatcaccaaacatccttctacgtgattgaggtaagtttcttcatcaaatcttttgattttagaagttcatattttttatcctgagctatctgacatcttttaatttcgAAAATTTGATGAGGTTCAtggctattttttattttattcatgattattatgattgtttaagcatgtttaaatgtttaaatgtaGCAATTTATTGGTTTTCAAGTactttaaaattcacaattgcTATATTTAGATGAAATTGGAAAAAGGAACTAGGATGTTTTTGAGTCATTGGTGATGTTAAATTATGGTTAAAAATGGTTAGTTGATGATGTTTAAGCATGTGCATTGTGTATAGTGagtaatttggttgatttggtgagttaattagtttaatttttgccTAAACATGATTATAGCTAAAagcatattattattgttaattctaaatagttataatcataattgttcctattttcactaattaaagTATAATTGATACATATCTTGTGtaatttggtgattttgggcAACTTTAGGCAGAAAATATGTCTTGTACGATCATTGAATGATTAGAACTTGAGCAATTGTATTTGACGTTATTTGGATTAATGCTGAACTTTTGTTGCCAAATAATGAGTTGTAGTACATGTGgataattgaaatattttttaggtACTATGCCAAGGGGAAGAAGAGCGGTACTTTCATCCTCTAGTAGTGAGGAGAGGGAGGTTAATGAAGAGATGGAGGTGACTGAAGAGGAGAATTCACCTTCTCCTCCACCAGTTAACCGTCGACCTGGTGAGGGCACCTCCCGTGGAGCGGGAAAATCGGTATTTGACAGTGCTAGGTTCAACACTCGCAGGAATCAGGAGTGGCATGAGGCGCGTGCTAATTTGGAGTTTTTGTTTGAGATGCACGTCAGTCCACCAGTTGAGATGATGTACAACATCTCAGAAGCTTTTGCTCAGCTAGGATGGGCTCCGATTCTCACCCTTCCAAACCATTACTACCCAGAGTTGGTGCGCGAGTTTTACGCCAACATTGAAAGTAAGGCGCGCCATAGTGGAGAAATAGTTGAGTCCTGGGTGCGTGGAAGACGAATCACCTTGTCACGGCAAGATTTGGCTGCTATTTTGGGGTGTATGGATGACGGACGTCCAGTAGACTTGAAGAAGGAGTTTGTTCCCCCGAATAGGAGGTGGGATCCCTCATTGGCCATGGCTAGGTTTGGTCTCGAGTACCAACCTTTTCGCTCTACCAGAAAGGAGACCATATTGGCGAATGTATTCGAACCTCGTCATCGTCTTATCATTTACATGATGGCTCACAATGTCATCCCAAAGAAGACGGGGCACACGGAGGTCCGCAAGAACGATATCTACTTCTTGGATTACATGTTCCATAACCGGACATCTCCATATGCTCGGATTTCATTgcctaacatcatcatcagccaCATTAGGTCTACGGCGAGGCGTAAGACAACTTCCTTCAAACTATCATTTCCTCGTCTACTGACTTTAATCTTTCCCCGTTTTGAGGTTCCCTTGGAAGGCATGCGGCGGGAGTATGTTCCACCACGTGCTGAGATGACTATCACTACTCTTCGCCGCCTTGGTATTGGCACGGGAGACATTCCACGCCCTGTTCAGGAGCGGAGACAAAAGGCTAGACATGGTCGGGATGAAGCTGGACCTTCTACTGCagcaccacctcctcctccaccacaAACTAATTGGCAGCGACTTTTTGATCATATGGAGGACTTTGCATTCCAGTTCGCTGACGTTAGGAATCGTCTAAGCCGAATTGAAGATCATTTGGGCATTCATCCACCGCCCAATCGTGATGCACAGGATGACGATGATGCTGAGGGGGATAACTGACTTGGCACACTGCAGAAGCTATCTTTAGTTGATGAACTTGCTTGCCTAATTATCTTAACTTGTGGAACTTAAGATGTttaacttcattttattttctatgtggtaggtacttgtattttgacagtGGTTCGTGATTAGTGGCTGATAAGGATCTCAGCCATTGACTTGGGGagtacttctttcttttcttttcttcttttgtttcatttcttccctacacattgaggacaatgtgtaatttaagtgtggggggagaaatATGTGTGATACTTGTGGTTTTAGTTGTgtttgatataattcttgtgcttaaatggtgtttcttgtggttgctggcagggagatttagtccacttttaaggggagactctgtcaaaatttttccaaaaccttatatatatatatatgttattaactataataaataaataaaattttgtcacttatccttttgaaataaatatatgcggttttgatacttcttttctcatgaaatttggaaatgatttttatgtgattataatttttacatctataggaaagtatatctagtaaagtggagaaaattatgcctacattttgtatatttgatgaaaattcttctttttatctaattttataagataagaaattaatatggttaataagtgtcatactcttctcatgattactcttagagggaattttattatatattgttaaaaaaaaaaaagaaaaaaaaaattggttattctactccaatgattctcgtaccgagtaaccgggggttggcatctacaaatgtcgacattcgcgtaaaaaggtacttgaattaagagtatgcaaagcaacttgagtatgtgaaatgttgagtaaccggggatctgcatctaaaaatgttgatcttcgcgtcaaaaggcatttttcacaacttaagcaatatttaacccttaaaatatcaaaaaaaaaaaaaaaaaaagaagtaaattaaatccctctttaagaaaaataagaagttgatcatgagattagttagcatctttattgactataggagttgcttgcttgcgaaattagataaaaataagaagttgagttgaattggtaaaattatggtatacttggctcttctttgcttgatattatgagtacttgaacttaatggaaagatcacataagggttatttaccttgattcaaggaaatggagttgaaatactacatatgtttattttcaatttttggatcattgatggttggaattttatattgcttgaggacaagcaatgattcaagtgtgggggtatttgataagagtttattttacgtatttttaagtgcattttattagttaattttgagttgattatttagttttataattaaaataaagaggtttttggtaaaattatatatttttggtaaaagtggataatattgcatttctattgattttaatggtaaaaacttcatttttatgcaggaatgatgattcaatcaccaaaggatgtcaaatgaggtaaaaaatagagatttggtgataaattcaagtggcaacaagaagaatgaagtgaaaaacgttcaagt from the Coffea arabica cultivar ET-39 chromosome 11e, Coffea Arabica ET-39 HiFi, whole genome shotgun sequence genome contains:
- the LOC140021219 gene encoding uncharacterized protein, producing MKEVIRDVTQVQFVNNYNRNAPNNPYSNTYNPGWKNHPNFGWKDQGNQQRPTNPPGFQPRQPQAETKPSWEIAVEKLAKVTSDRFERVEGRLDQLAGMYRNLEVQIGQIANVINNRNPGELPSKTEVNPREHVNAIILRSGKTVEGFDFENSGGEKDKKQAIEGEQESQNDHVIIDIDALHPKLNSNVIPFPHRLKKDGQDREFEKFFKMFKQLHINIPFIDAITQIPSYARFLKDIMSKKRKIVDNEMIALTEECSALIKNKLPPKLKDPGSFSIPCTIGQLHFSNALCDLGASVSLMPLSVARRLGLQELKATNITLQLADRSITRPMGILENVLIKVRQSIIPVDFVVLDIEEDVRMPIILGRPFLATARTIIDVEKGKLILRVNGEELEFNLDNKEGNIEPTALVSNMPYDEKVNQERTEEVKFINVLGTNFHGVGTKEEKIRMEGWQLKARMTN